In Streptomyces sp. NBC_00704, a genomic segment contains:
- a CDS encoding FBP domain-containing protein: MKPLTEQQIRAAFVNCTKGEAKRLAVPRDLADRPWDDLDYLGWRDPQAPDRAYLAVELDGRPRALQLRATASGWGQSRRSMCTMCLTTHSGGVSLMVAPKAGRAGQQGNSVGAYICRDLACSLYVRGRRDAGAGARLHETITLEEKIARTVANLAAFVAKVTA, translated from the coding sequence ATGAAGCCGCTGACCGAACAGCAGATCCGCGCCGCGTTCGTGAACTGCACCAAGGGCGAGGCCAAGCGCCTGGCCGTGCCGCGCGACTTGGCCGACCGGCCCTGGGACGACCTGGACTACCTCGGCTGGCGCGACCCCCAGGCCCCCGACCGCGCCTACCTCGCGGTCGAACTGGACGGTCGCCCCAGGGCCCTCCAGCTGCGCGCGACCGCCTCCGGCTGGGGGCAGTCCCGGCGCAGCATGTGCACGATGTGCCTGACCACCCACTCCGGCGGCGTCAGCCTGATGGTCGCCCCCAAGGCGGGCAGGGCCGGCCAGCAGGGCAACTCCGTGGGGGCCTACATCTGCAGAGACCTCGCCTGCTCGCTGTACGTGCGGGGCAGGCGGGACGCGGGCGCCGGGGCCCGGCTGCACGAGACGATCACGCTGGAGGAGAAGATCGCCCGCACCGTGGCCAACCTCGCCGCGTTCGTCGCCAAGGTGACCGCGTGA
- a CDS encoding TetR/AcrR family transcriptional regulator gives MGRVGLSTERLVRAGAELADEVGFDQVTVSALARRFDVKVASLYSHVKNSDDLRTRIALLALAELADRGDVALAGRAGKDALTALADVYRDYAREHPGRYAAAQLRLDPETAAASAGGRHARMTRAVLRGYDLAEPDQTHAVRLLGSVFHGYVSLELGGGFSHSAPDTQETWTRILDALDVLLRTWPAER, from the coding sequence ATGGGGCGCGTAGGACTGAGCACGGAACGCCTGGTCAGGGCGGGTGCGGAACTGGCCGACGAGGTGGGCTTCGACCAAGTGACCGTCTCGGCGCTGGCCAGGCGCTTCGACGTCAAGGTCGCGAGCCTGTACTCGCACGTGAAGAACTCCGACGATCTGCGGACCCGGATCGCCCTGCTGGCGCTCGCCGAGCTGGCCGACCGGGGCGACGTCGCGCTGGCCGGGCGGGCCGGCAAGGACGCCCTGACCGCGCTGGCCGACGTCTACCGCGACTACGCCCGCGAGCACCCCGGCCGCTACGCCGCGGCCCAGCTGCGGCTGGACCCCGAGACGGCGGCCGCGAGCGCGGGCGGCCGGCACGCCCGGATGACCCGCGCGGTCCTGCGCGGCTACGACCTCGCCGAGCCGGACCAGACGCACGCCGTCCGCCTGCTCGGCAGCGTCTTCCACGGCTACGTCAGCCTGGAGCTGGGCGGCGGCTTCAGCCACAGCGCACCCGACACCCAGGAGACCTGGACCCGGATCCTGGACGCCCTCGACGTGCTGCTGCGCACCTGGCCCGCCGAGCGCTGA
- the qcrB gene encoding cytochrome bc1 complex cytochrome b subunit, with product MADSAISVNEGAGGGSSGRRGEPGRGERVADWADGRLGLYTLAKANLRKVFPDHWSFMLGEICLYSFLVLLLTGVWLTLFFEPSSAEVVYHGTYVPLNGVTMTKAYESTLHISFDVRGGLLIRQIHHWAALVFVTGMLVHMMRVFFTGAFRKPREVNWVFGWLLLFLGILTGLTGYSLPDDLLSGTGVRFADGAILSVPIVGTYLSFFLFGGEFPGHDIISRFFPIHVLLLPGIMLGLVVAHLILVFFHKHTQYPGPGRDQKSVVGMPFMPVYMAKAGGFFFLVFGVLAVMGAIASVNPVWAFGPYRPDLVTTGAQPDWYLGFSEGLIRVMPGWEINAWGHTLELGVLIPFSLFPLILLAIGVYPFVEAWITGDRREHHILDRPRNAPVRTGLGAAWLALYAVLLIGGGNDIVATHLHLSINAITWFVRVSVFAAPVIVFTVTKRICLGLQRRDRDKVLHGRETGTIRRLPHGEYVEVHEPLGQGALFTLTQHEQHPPYAIGPLVDDNGVRRPVTAAQRVRARLARVMFGAGSHIPKPTAREYRELTAGHGQGHGHGPGRGDGPGRGDGPGRGDGPGRGAGSGH from the coding sequence ATGGCCGACAGCGCGATATCGGTGAACGAGGGAGCGGGCGGGGGGAGTTCGGGGCGACGGGGCGAGCCCGGCCGGGGTGAGCGGGTCGCCGACTGGGCCGACGGCCGGCTGGGCCTGTACACGCTGGCGAAGGCCAATCTGCGCAAGGTGTTCCCGGACCACTGGTCGTTCATGCTGGGCGAGATCTGCCTGTACAGCTTCCTCGTCCTGCTCCTGACCGGCGTCTGGCTCACCCTGTTCTTCGAGCCGAGCAGCGCCGAGGTCGTCTACCACGGCACGTACGTCCCGCTCAACGGCGTCACCATGACGAAGGCCTACGAGTCGACCCTGCACATCAGCTTCGACGTGCGCGGCGGGCTGCTGATCCGGCAGATCCACCACTGGGCGGCGCTGGTCTTCGTCACCGGGATGCTCGTGCACATGATGCGGGTGTTCTTCACCGGCGCGTTCCGCAAGCCGCGCGAGGTCAACTGGGTGTTCGGCTGGCTGCTGTTGTTCCTCGGCATCCTCACCGGCCTGACCGGCTACTCGCTCCCGGACGACCTGCTGTCCGGCACCGGGGTGCGGTTCGCGGACGGGGCGATCCTGTCCGTGCCGATCGTCGGCACGTACCTGTCGTTCTTCCTGTTCGGCGGGGAGTTCCCGGGGCACGACATCATCTCGCGGTTCTTCCCGATCCATGTGCTGCTGCTGCCCGGGATCATGCTGGGGCTCGTCGTGGCCCACCTGATCCTGGTGTTCTTCCACAAGCACACCCAGTACCCGGGGCCCGGCCGCGACCAGAAGAGCGTGGTGGGCATGCCGTTCATGCCGGTCTACATGGCCAAGGCGGGCGGATTCTTCTTCCTCGTCTTCGGCGTGCTGGCGGTGATGGGCGCGATCGCGAGCGTCAACCCGGTGTGGGCGTTCGGGCCCTACCGCCCGGACCTGGTGACGACCGGCGCCCAGCCCGACTGGTACCTCGGCTTCTCCGAGGGGCTGATCCGGGTGATGCCGGGATGGGAGATCAACGCCTGGGGCCACACCCTGGAGCTGGGCGTGCTGATCCCGTTCTCCCTCTTCCCGCTGATCCTGCTCGCCATCGGCGTCTACCCGTTCGTCGAGGCGTGGATCACCGGGGACCGGCGCGAGCACCACATCCTGGACCGGCCGCGCAACGCGCCCGTGCGCACCGGGCTCGGGGCGGCCTGGCTGGCGCTGTACGCGGTGCTGCTGATCGGCGGCGGCAACGACATCGTGGCCACGCATCTGCATCTGTCCATCAACGCGATCACCTGGTTCGTGCGGGTGTCCGTGTTCGCCGCCCCGGTGATCGTCTTCACCGTGACCAAACGCATCTGCCTGGGGCTCCAGCGCCGCGACCGCGACAAGGTGCTGCACGGACGGGAGACGGGCACCATCAGGCGGCTGCCGCACGGCGAGTACGTCGAGGTCCACGAACCCCTCGGCCAGGGCGCGCTGTTCACGCTCACCCAGCACGAGCAGCACCCGCCGTACGCGATCGGCCCGCTCGTCGACGACAACGGTGTGCGGCGGCCGGTCACCGCGGCCCAGCGGGTGCGGGCGCGTCTCGCGCGGGTCATGTTCGGCGCCGGCAGCCACATCCCCAAGCCGACCGCGCGGGAGTACCGGGAGCTGACCGCGGGCCACGGGCAGGGGCACGGCCACGGGCCGGGGCGCGGGGACGGGCCGGGGCGCGGGGACGGGCCGGGGCGCGGGGACGGGCCGGGGCGGGGGGCGGGGTCCGGGCACTGA
- a CDS encoding vWA domain-containing protein yields MAAISLTKVQQAAPALVDLYKHAGASLAEHGLDGQRAAVYLVVDYSGSMKPYYRDGSVQALADRVLGLSAHFDDDGRVPVVVFSTDVDAVTEIALDDHLGRVDRIVAGLGHMGKTSYHLAMDAVIDHYLDSGAKDPAFVVFQTDGGPINKLAAERYLCKAAKLPLFWQFVGFGDRGSKQFDFLRRLDELPVPAKRVVDNAGFFHAGPDPRAVADADLYDRLVREFPQWLAAARAQGIVTA; encoded by the coding sequence ATGGCCGCGATCAGTCTCACGAAGGTCCAGCAGGCCGCGCCCGCGCTGGTCGACCTCTACAAGCACGCCGGAGCGTCCCTCGCCGAGCACGGTCTCGACGGCCAGCGGGCCGCCGTGTATCTCGTCGTCGACTACTCGGGGTCGATGAAGCCGTACTACCGGGACGGCAGCGTGCAGGCCCTGGCCGACCGGGTATTGGGGCTGTCGGCGCATTTCGACGACGACGGGCGGGTGCCGGTCGTCGTCTTCTCCACCGACGTCGACGCCGTCACCGAGATCGCCCTCGACGACCACCTCGGCCGCGTGGACCGCATCGTGGCCGGACTCGGGCACATGGGGAAGACCAGTTACCACCTGGCCATGGACGCCGTCATCGACCACTACCTCGACAGCGGTGCGAAGGATCCCGCTTTCGTCGTCTTCCAGACCGACGGCGGACCGATCAACAAGCTCGCCGCCGAACGGTATCTCTGCAAGGCCGCGAAGCTGCCGCTGTTCTGGCAGTTCGTCGGCTTCGGCGACCGCGGCAGCAAGCAGTTCGACTTCCTGCGCAGGCTCGACGAACTGCCCGTGCCGGCGAAACGGGTCGTCGACAACGCCGGTTTCTTCCACGCCGGCCCGGATCCGCGAGCGGTCGCGGACGCCGACCTGTACGACCGGCTGGTGCGCGAGTTCCCGCAGTGGCTGGCGGCCGCGCGGGCCCAAGGGATCGTCACGGCGTAG
- a CDS encoding chitosanase: MKRAALVCAAVASTVYLLIPSQTAGPSQDEDPVRRERPAQAERRPQPARSASSAPPARSASASPPARPARPARPAAGRGAAPGLAAPAHKEVAQQIVASAENGTLDWRGAYGYVEDIGDGQGYTAGLIGFCTGTSDLLSLVGDYTRAHPGNALAPYLPALRRVDGTDSHEGLDPGFPDAWRAESRVPAFRAAQDAERDRVYFDPAVRRGRADGLGALGQFIYYDALVFHGPGTGPTSFDGIRARAMRQARTPAQGGGETAYLDAFLDARRRAMIVRHPGVDTSRVDTTQRRFLREGNLGLRPPLRWQVYGETFRVP; encoded by the coding sequence ATGAAACGTGCCGCCCTGGTCTGCGCCGCAGTGGCGTCGACGGTGTACCTGCTCATCCCCTCGCAGACCGCAGGCCCCTCCCAGGACGAGGACCCGGTGCGGCGCGAACGCCCCGCACAGGCCGAACGCCGCCCGCAGCCCGCCCGTTCGGCGTCTTCCGCACCGCCCGCACGGTCCGCATCGGCGTCACCCCCCGCCCGGCCCGCCCGGCCCGCCCGGCCGGCGGCCGGGAGAGGGGCGGCGCCCGGTCTGGCCGCTCCCGCCCACAAGGAAGTCGCCCAGCAGATCGTGGCCAGCGCGGAGAACGGCACCCTCGACTGGCGCGGCGCGTACGGCTATGTCGAGGACATCGGCGACGGCCAGGGCTACACGGCCGGCCTGATCGGCTTCTGCACCGGCACGAGCGATCTGCTCTCCCTCGTCGGGGACTACACCCGCGCCCACCCCGGCAACGCGCTCGCCCCCTACCTGCCCGCCCTGCGCCGCGTCGACGGCACCGACTCGCACGAGGGCCTCGACCCCGGCTTCCCGGACGCCTGGCGCGCCGAGTCCCGCGTCCCCGCCTTCCGGGCCGCGCAGGACGCCGAGCGCGACCGCGTCTACTTCGATCCGGCGGTGCGCCGGGGCCGGGCCGACGGGCTGGGCGCGCTGGGCCAGTTCATCTACTACGACGCCCTCGTCTTCCACGGCCCCGGCACGGGACCGACCAGCTTCGACGGCATCCGCGCCCGTGCGATGCGCCAGGCCCGCACCCCGGCCCAGGGCGGCGGCGAGACCGCCTACCTCGACGCGTTCCTCGACGCCCGCCGCCGCGCCATGATCGTCCGGCACCCCGGCGTCGACACCTCACGCGTCGACACCACCCAGCGCCGCTTCCTGCGCGAGGGCAACCTCGGCCTGCGGCCGCCGTTGCGCTGGCAGGTCTACGGGGAGACGTTCCGGGTTCCGTAG
- a CDS encoding glutamate synthase subunit beta, whose translation MADPKGFLNHGREVARSRPVDVRLKDWNEVYVPGSLLPIIGKQASRCMDCGIPFCHNGCPLGNLIPEWNDYAYREDWSAASERLHATNNFPEFTGRLCPAPCESACVLGINQPPVTIKNVEVSIIDKAWETGDVAPQAPERLSGKTVAVIGSGPAGLAAAQQLTRAGHTVAVYERADRVGGLLRYGIPEFKMEKRHINRRIEQMRAEGTRFRTGVEIGRDLKATDLRKRYDAVVIAAGATTARDLPVPGRELKGVYQAMEYLPLANKVQEGDFVAPPISAQGKHVVVIGGGDTGADCVGTAHRQGAASVTQLEIMPRPGEERDAVSQPWPTFPMLYKVTSAHEEGGERVYSVSTTHFEGDEDGNVQWLHLTEVEFVEGRLTQKPGTERKIPAQLVTLAMGFTGTDRENGLVEQFGLELDERGNIARDADFATNVPGVYVAGDAGRGQSLIVWAIAEGRSAARGVDRFLTGASELPAPIRPTDRSLMV comes from the coding sequence ATGGCTGACCCGAAGGGCTTTTTGAACCACGGCCGCGAGGTCGCCCGGTCCCGTCCCGTCGACGTGCGGCTGAAGGACTGGAACGAGGTCTACGTCCCCGGTTCGCTGCTGCCGATCATCGGCAAGCAGGCCAGCCGGTGCATGGACTGCGGCATCCCGTTCTGCCACAACGGCTGTCCGCTGGGGAACCTGATCCCCGAGTGGAACGACTACGCCTACCGCGAGGACTGGTCGGCCGCGTCGGAGCGGCTGCACGCCACGAACAACTTCCCGGAGTTCACCGGGCGGCTGTGCCCGGCTCCCTGCGAGTCGGCGTGCGTGCTCGGCATCAACCAGCCGCCGGTCACCATCAAGAACGTCGAGGTCTCGATCATCGACAAGGCGTGGGAGACCGGGGACGTCGCCCCGCAGGCCCCCGAGCGCCTGTCCGGCAAGACCGTCGCGGTCATCGGTTCGGGCCCGGCCGGTCTGGCCGCCGCCCAGCAGCTGACGCGGGCCGGTCACACGGTCGCCGTCTACGAGCGCGCGGACCGCGTCGGCGGCCTCCTGCGCTACGGCATCCCCGAGTTCAAGATGGAGAAGCGGCACATCAACCGCCGCATCGAGCAGATGCGCGCGGAGGGCACCCGCTTCCGTACCGGCGTCGAGATCGGCCGCGACCTCAAGGCGACCGACCTCAGGAAGCGCTACGACGCGGTCGTCATCGCCGCCGGCGCCACCACCGCCCGCGATCTGCCGGTTCCCGGCCGTGAACTCAAGGGCGTGTACCAGGCGATGGAGTACCTGCCGCTGGCCAACAAGGTGCAGGAGGGCGACTTCGTGGCGCCCCCCATCTCGGCCCAGGGCAAGCACGTCGTCGTCATCGGCGGCGGCGACACGGGCGCGGACTGCGTGGGCACCGCCCACCGCCAGGGCGCGGCCTCGGTCACCCAGCTGGAGATCATGCCCCGCCCGGGCGAGGAGCGGGACGCGGTCTCCCAGCCGTGGCCGACCTTCCCGATGCTGTACAAGGTGACCTCCGCGCACGAGGAGGGCGGCGAGCGGGTCTACTCCGTCTCCACCACCCACTTCGAGGGCGACGAGGACGGCAACGTCCAGTGGCTGCACCTCACCGAGGTCGAGTTCGTCGAGGGCAGGCTGACCCAGAAGCCGGGCACGGAGCGCAAGATCCCCGCCCAGCTGGTGACGCTGGCCATGGGCTTCACCGGCACGGACCGCGAGAACGGCCTGGTCGAGCAGTTCGGCCTGGAGCTGGACGAGCGCGGCAACATCGCCCGCGACGCCGACTTCGCGACCAACGTGCCGGGCGTGTACGTCGCCGGTGACGCGGGCCGCGGCCAGTCGCTCATCGTGTGGGCGATCGCGGAGGGCCGCTCGGCCGCCCGCGGCGTCGACCGGTTCCTCACCGGCGCGAGCGAGCTGCCCGCCCCGATCCGCCCGACGGACCGCTCGCTGATGGTCTGA